A region of Haloplanus sp. XH21 DNA encodes the following proteins:
- a CDS encoding helix-turn-helix domain-containing protein gives MSDDPRDDLARRIAGEITLSSNPGATLRKWRTDFDVSQTELAERLDVSSSVISDYESGRRESPGIGVVSRIVRALLDIDESRGGGRIRQYARVISAGFESDIVHDLREYSTSIPLERFYEAMDATEIVGGDSDHVSGHTVINSIEAITRLPSEEFYRLYGQSTNRALVFTDVTRGESPLVALRVVNPTPSAVVLHGIDEEDLWEHATELAKVDGFALAISNCDLDAALAKLRELP, from the coding sequence ATGAGCGACGACCCCCGAGACGACCTCGCCAGACGCATCGCCGGCGAGATCACGCTCAGTTCGAATCCGGGCGCGACGCTGCGGAAGTGGCGCACCGACTTCGATGTCTCACAGACGGAGCTCGCCGAGCGTCTCGACGTCTCCTCGTCGGTCATCTCCGATTACGAAAGCGGTCGGCGAGAGAGCCCCGGCATCGGCGTCGTCAGCCGGATCGTCCGGGCGCTGCTCGACATCGACGAGTCGCGCGGCGGCGGCCGCATCCGCCAGTACGCCCGCGTCATCTCCGCGGGGTTCGAGAGCGACATCGTCCACGACCTCCGGGAGTACTCCACGTCCATCCCGCTCGAACGCTTCTACGAGGCGATGGACGCGACCGAAATCGTCGGCGGCGACAGCGATCACGTCAGCGGCCACACCGTCATCAACAGCATCGAAGCGATCACGCGCCTCCCCAGCGAGGAGTTCTACCGGCTCTACGGCCAGAGCACGAACCGGGCGCTCGTGTTCACCGACGTCACGCGCGGGGAGTCGCCGCTCGTTGCCCTCCGGGTCGTGAATCCGACGCCCTCCGCCGTCGTGTTACACGGAATCGACGAAGAAGACCTCTGGGAGCACGCGACGGAACTCGCGAAAGTCGACGGGTTCGCGCTCGCCATCTCGAACTGTGATCTCGACGCGGCGCTCGCGAAACTGCGGGAACTGCCGTAG
- a CDS encoding universal stress protein — protein sequence MPSAQRATPDWRRRDRIHVYLAVAFADWTVHHLLYLFVPSALLWALLTLPMGVAYAVPVWVMLPVAVVGVLVGVTDPGTVAGSMTPVAVAAEATLGRPGVIAVILAAILALVSTANAGILSSSRYPFAMSRDSLAPPSFSAVNERFGTPVASITLTGAVLLLLIAFVPILEIAKLASAFQIMVFALINLAVVAFREGSVEYDPEFTSPLYPWMQIFGASTGALLLTQMGGIALAGAVVITLGSIVWYLLYVRPRVQREGAATDAIRRQVGRNALTDVESAMSEHTREVLVALTKDVDEARERSLVALAADLVRRQDGRVVVVRFDEIPDQAPLTKDAARQSSADRSFEARIESLPTEFGVDIEADEIVSHDTKHAVVNFASRRGVDSIVAEHEPLRLRSRLVGDPIDWIVRHAPCDVLLVDNLGYDRPERVALSENNGPYSPLAVNVAEAIAATNDAALSLWYHADRGSTEQQRRMIDDYQSELSALLSVPVQAESVRTDGGQPSQPDVLVRRGADDRLRDALFDDRPTFPRPGCTTITVYPDEPSRSPFARRLLERLAF from the coding sequence GTGCCGTCCGCCCAGCGTGCCACCCCGGACTGGCGCCGACGCGACCGCATACACGTCTATTTGGCCGTCGCGTTCGCCGACTGGACGGTCCATCACCTCCTCTATCTCTTCGTTCCGTCCGCGCTCCTGTGGGCGCTGCTCACTCTTCCGATGGGCGTCGCCTACGCGGTCCCCGTTTGGGTGATGCTTCCTGTCGCCGTGGTCGGCGTCCTCGTCGGGGTGACGGATCCCGGGACGGTCGCGGGTTCGATGACGCCGGTGGCCGTCGCCGCCGAGGCGACCCTGGGCCGTCCCGGCGTGATCGCGGTCATCCTCGCTGCCATCCTCGCGCTGGTCTCGACGGCCAACGCGGGCATCCTCTCGTCGTCGCGCTACCCCTTCGCGATGAGTCGCGACAGTCTGGCGCCGCCGTCCTTTTCGGCCGTCAACGAGCGGTTCGGAACGCCGGTCGCTTCGATCACGCTCACGGGGGCCGTGTTGCTACTGCTCATCGCGTTCGTGCCGATCCTCGAAATCGCGAAACTCGCGAGCGCCTTCCAGATCATGGTCTTTGCGCTCATCAACCTCGCCGTCGTCGCGTTCCGCGAGGGGAGCGTGGAGTACGACCCCGAGTTCACGTCGCCGCTCTACCCCTGGATGCAGATATTCGGCGCCAGCACGGGCGCTCTGCTCCTCACGCAGATGGGGGGCATCGCCCTCGCCGGCGCCGTCGTCATCACGCTCGGCAGCATCGTCTGGTATCTCCTTTACGTCCGGCCACGCGTCCAGCGCGAAGGGGCCGCCACGGACGCGATCCGCCGACAGGTCGGTCGCAACGCGCTCACGGATGTCGAGTCCGCGATGTCGGAACACACGCGGGAGGTCCTCGTCGCGCTCACGAAAGACGTCGACGAGGCGCGGGAACGGTCGCTCGTCGCCCTGGCCGCTGATCTCGTTCGACGCCAGGACGGCCGCGTCGTTGTCGTTCGCTTCGACGAAATCCCGGATCAGGCCCCGCTCACCAAGGACGCGGCGCGACAGTCGTCGGCCGATCGCTCCTTCGAGGCTCGGATCGAGTCGCTCCCGACGGAGTTCGGCGTCGACATCGAGGCCGACGAAATCGTCAGCCACGACACGAAACACGCGGTCGTCAACTTCGCGTCCCGCCGTGGCGTGGATTCGATCGTCGCCGAACACGAACCGCTCCGGCTTCGGTCCCGGCTGGTCGGGGACCCCATCGACTGGATCGTGCGGCACGCACCCTGTGACGTCCTCCTCGTCGACAACCTCGGCTACGACCGCCCCGAACGCGTCGCGCTCTCCGAGAACAACGGCCCGTACTCGCCGCTGGCCGTGAACGTCGCCGAGGCCATCGCGGCCACGAACGACGCGGCGCTCTCGCTCTGGTATCACGCCGACCGCGGGAGTACCGAACAGCAGCGGCGGATGATCGACGACTACCAGTCCGAGCTATCGGCACTGCTCTCCGTTCCGGTCCAGGCCGAATCCGTCCGAACGGACGGCGGGCAGCCGTCACAGCCGGACGTGCTGGTGCGCCGCGGCGCCGACGACCGGCTGCGGGATGCGCTGTTCGACGACCGGCCGACGTTCCCGCGGCCCGGCTGTACGACGATCACCGTCTATCCGGACGAACCGAGTCGCTCCCCGTTCGCGCGCCGACTGCTCGAACGGCTCGCGTTCTGA
- a CDS encoding 2-keto-4-pentenoate hydratase encodes MTRTIDAATAERLGARLADAYRRGEPIAPPDLPLTVADGYAVQREMIDRRQVEEGPLVGYKVGFTADAIRTELGVDEPAYGRVLADTVQSEGRLDADGLIDPSVEAELAMRLADPLDPPVTPTDVLAATAAVVPVIEVVDSRIRDWEFDAGSAVADNALASRLVQGGRIGDPAAMDLALEGVTMWRNGDQVATGVGADVLDSPARVVAWLADALDEHGERLTAGDLVSTGSLTPLVSLDPGDVVEARFASLGSVTVARPPRDSNR; translated from the coding sequence GTGACACGGACTATCGACGCGGCGACGGCCGAGCGTCTGGGAGCGCGACTGGCCGACGCGTACCGGCGCGGCGAGCCGATCGCGCCACCGGACCTGCCGCTGACCGTCGCCGACGGCTACGCGGTCCAGCGCGAGATGATCGACCGGCGGCAGGTCGAGGAGGGACCACTCGTCGGCTACAAGGTGGGGTTCACCGCTGACGCGATCCGAACCGAACTCGGCGTCGACGAACCGGCCTACGGGCGCGTGCTGGCCGACACGGTGCAGTCGGAGGGTCGGCTCGACGCCGACGGCCTGATCGACCCGAGCGTGGAGGCGGAACTCGCCATGCGGCTGGCCGACCCGCTCGATCCGCCGGTGACGCCGACCGACGTTCTCGCCGCGACGGCGGCCGTCGTCCCCGTCATCGAGGTGGTCGACTCCCGCATCCGCGACTGGGAGTTCGACGCCGGCAGCGCCGTCGCCGACAACGCCCTCGCTTCCCGCCTCGTCCAGGGCGGGCGAATCGGCGATCCGGCCGCGATGGATCTCGCGCTCGAAGGCGTCACCATGTGGCGCAACGGGGACCAGGTCGCGACGGGCGTCGGCGCGGACGTGCTCGACTCGCCCGCGCGGGTGGTGGCGTGGTTGGCCGACGCGCTCGACGAGCACGGCGAGCGGCTGACGGCGGGCGACCTCGTTTCGACGGGGTCGCTCACCCCGCTGGTGTCTCTCGACCCCGGCGATGTCGTGGAGGCGCGGTTCGCCTCGCTCGGCTCCGTCACGGTCGCGCGGCCGCCGAGAGATTCAAACCGCTGA
- a CDS encoding type IV pilin N-terminal domain-containing protein gives MSRAQSEVVGSLLVLVTVVFLVSVVGYYALSDIAVDDGPTADITGDVRAESVTFTHRGGDPIPGDELTVILRYDGTGQRYDFATAGSYGNDSVFDPGETWTLDGSVPYDTGDQVELRLVHEPSGTTLVRGRGTAVTPTPTPTPAPASVRATVSRA, from the coding sequence GTGTCTCGCGCGCAGTCGGAGGTCGTCGGTTCGCTGCTGGTCCTCGTCACCGTCGTGTTCCTGGTGAGCGTCGTCGGCTACTACGCGCTCAGTGACATCGCCGTCGACGATGGCCCGACGGCCGACATCACGGGCGACGTGCGCGCCGAGTCGGTGACGTTCACCCACCGCGGCGGCGATCCCATCCCCGGCGACGAACTCACGGTGATCCTCCGATACGATGGGACGGGGCAGCGATACGACTTCGCGACCGCCGGCAGTTACGGCAACGATAGTGTCTTCGACCCCGGCGAGACGTGGACCCTCGATGGGTCGGTGCCGTACGACACCGGCGACCAGGTCGAACTGCGATTGGTCCACGAGCCTTCCGGGACGACGCTCGTTCGGGGACGCGGGACGGCCGTCACCCCGACGCCGACGCCGACACCCGCGCCGGCCTCGGTGCGTGCGACCGTCTCACGTGCGTGA
- the cmk gene encoding (d)CMP kinase yields MSNSSATTERQVDSNLFITVSGPPGCGASTLTEGLAEALDCGYVIGGDIFRDLADEHDMSLQQLIAKAEEDDEIDRALDQRLRRIAEQWGAANKAFILESRLAGWLAGNRADLRIWLDAPEEVRIERLSDQEEIAAVMRVREVSEAGRYESYYGIDLEDQSFYDLSINTARWDADTVLDMVLTAVEGYDPESDEGAFTTRDVDI; encoded by the coding sequence ATGTCGAATTCGAGCGCCACCACGGAGCGGCAAGTCGACAGCAATCTGTTCATCACCGTCTCCGGACCGCCGGGGTGTGGTGCGTCGACGCTCACGGAGGGACTCGCCGAGGCGCTGGACTGTGGCTACGTCATCGGCGGCGACATCTTCCGCGACCTCGCCGACGAGCACGATATGTCGCTCCAGCAACTCATCGCCAAGGCCGAAGAGGACGACGAGATCGATCGGGCGCTCGACCAGCGACTCCGCCGCATCGCCGAGCAGTGGGGGGCCGCGAACAAGGCGTTCATCCTCGAATCGCGGCTCGCGGGCTGGCTGGCCGGCAACCGCGCCGATCTCCGCATCTGGCTCGACGCGCCCGAGGAGGTCCGGATCGAGCGCCTCAGCGATCAAGAGGAGATCGCGGCCGTGATGCGCGTCCGCGAGGTGAGCGAGGCGGGCCGCTACGAGAGTTACTACGGGATCGACCTCGAGGATCAGTCCTTCTACGACCTGTCGATCAACACCGCGCGGTGGGACGCCGACACCGTGCTCGACATGGTGCTCACCGCTGTCGAGGGATACGACCCCGAATCCGACGAGGGCGCCTTCACGACCCGCGACGTCGACATCTGA
- the hmgB gene encoding hydroxymethylglutaryl-CoA synthase: MTAVGIDAIEIWTGKLKLDLAETFAPAKDESPEKYTKGLGLEASSFPDTHEDIVTMGANAAKRLLDRKGLVPDDIGRIDVGTESAFDNSKPVSTYIAGCLEDVFDGDFHHANKGERKFACVAGTQSIDDAYNWIKAGRNRGRAALVIATDTALYARGDPGEATQGAGAVAMLVDEDPDLVELSTEQGYGSADETDFLKPNQQFPSVDGKRSVKVYLARMREALEDFESVAGRTHPDDFAYIPFHTPFPGMVRKAALLGFRHMTRGTEIEDALADEIGRQPREVDYEDWDAYEGAIRDYMDSLKGTDRYDTWYARAIDPTLTLSRQVGNWYTGSVHVARVSALKTAAETGRSLSGERLLVGSYGSGAQAEIHSETVADGWREEIEALDIDEQLARRYDLSFEEYGRVHDTHNHAKDRELEEFTVPSGEFVFSGWGRMNERTYEYVE; encoded by the coding sequence ATGACTGCCGTCGGCATCGACGCGATCGAAATCTGGACGGGCAAGCTCAAACTCGACCTGGCCGAGACGTTCGCGCCGGCCAAGGACGAGTCCCCGGAGAAATACACCAAGGGGCTGGGGCTGGAGGCGTCGTCGTTCCCGGACACCCACGAGGACATCGTCACGATGGGTGCCAACGCGGCAAAGCGGCTGCTGGACCGCAAAGGACTCGTCCCCGACGACATCGGGCGGATCGACGTGGGGACCGAGAGCGCCTTCGACAACTCCAAGCCGGTCTCGACGTACATCGCTGGCTGTCTGGAAGACGTCTTCGACGGCGACTTCCACCACGCCAACAAGGGCGAACGGAAGTTCGCCTGTGTCGCCGGCACCCAGAGCATCGACGACGCGTACAACTGGATCAAGGCGGGGCGCAACCGGGGCCGCGCGGCGCTGGTCATCGCGACGGACACCGCGCTCTACGCCCGGGGCGACCCCGGCGAGGCCACACAGGGCGCGGGCGCCGTGGCGATGCTCGTCGACGAGGACCCCGACCTGGTCGAACTCTCGACCGAGCAGGGGTACGGCAGCGCGGACGAGACGGACTTCCTGAAGCCCAACCAGCAGTTCCCGAGCGTCGACGGCAAGCGATCGGTGAAAGTGTATCTCGCGCGGATGCGCGAGGCGCTGGAGGACTTCGAGAGCGTCGCCGGCCGCACCCACCCCGACGACTTCGCGTACATCCCCTTCCACACCCCCTTCCCGGGCATGGTTCGAAAGGCCGCGCTCCTCGGATTCCGGCATATGACTCGCGGCACGGAGATCGAAGACGCTCTCGCCGACGAAATCGGTCGCCAGCCCCGCGAGGTCGACTACGAGGACTGGGACGCCTACGAGGGCGCCATCCGCGACTACATGGACTCGCTGAAAGGGACGGACCGGTACGACACCTGGTACGCGCGGGCCATCGATCCGACGCTCACCCTCTCGCGACAGGTCGGTAACTGGTACACCGGCTCGGTTCACGTCGCCCGAGTGAGCGCGCTCAAGACCGCCGCCGAAACCGGGCGGTCGCTCTCCGGCGAGCGACTACTCGTCGGCTCGTACGGCTCCGGTGCGCAGGCGGAGATTCACTCCGAAACCGTTGCCGACGGCTGGCGCGAGGAAATCGAGGCGCTCGACATCGACGAGCAACTCGCCCGCCGCTACGATCTGAGCTTCGAGGAGTACGGCCGTGTTCACGACACCCACAATCACGCCAAAGACCGCGAACTCGAGGAGTTCACCGTGCCGAGCGGGGAGTTCGTCTTCTCCGGCTGGGGTCGGATGAACGAGCGAACCTACGAATACGTCGAGTAA
- a CDS encoding mechanosensitive ion channel family protein, which translates to MVATEALGGIRVDTATIVGAVVILVVAALLARAVRVIFSAAADRFVERGARLRLAIPLMKFLIYGAAIYTIVGPLFQVSQTQALAFAGVFGAALGFGLKDFFANVLGGIVVSLEMPYQMGDRVEIDDHYGEVIDVGVRATRLQTPDDNVVAVPNYLALTGPVSNANTGAPEMMVVTELHVAPEADLDRARAIVEEAVSTSRHLAADRSITVLVEDHPRYRTVRAKAYVTNLDAEFAFKSDVTRRALRAFDAEGIPTPSPMPWDDDGPGA; encoded by the coding sequence GTGGTAGCCACCGAAGCACTCGGTGGCATCCGGGTCGACACCGCGACCATCGTCGGTGCGGTCGTGATCCTCGTGGTCGCAGCCCTGCTGGCGCGAGCGGTGCGGGTCATCTTCTCGGCCGCCGCCGACCGGTTCGTCGAACGGGGCGCCCGACTCCGACTGGCGATCCCGCTGATGAAGTTCTTGATCTACGGCGCCGCCATCTACACGATCGTCGGCCCGCTCTTTCAGGTGTCACAGACGCAGGCGCTCGCCTTCGCGGGCGTGTTCGGTGCTGCCCTCGGGTTCGGGCTGAAGGACTTCTTCGCGAACGTCCTCGGCGGCATCGTCGTCTCGCTCGAAATGCCGTACCAGATGGGCGACCGGGTCGAAATCGACGATCACTACGGCGAGGTCATCGACGTCGGCGTGCGCGCGACGCGACTACAGACGCCCGACGACAACGTGGTGGCGGTGCCGAACTACCTCGCGCTCACGGGACCGGTCTCCAACGCCAACACGGGCGCGCCGGAGATGATGGTGGTGACGGAGCTGCACGTCGCGCCCGAGGCCGACCTCGACCGGGCGCGAGCAATCGTCGAAGAGGCAGTGTCCACCTCGCGGCATCTCGCCGCCGACCGCTCGATCACGGTGCTGGTCGAGGACCATCCGCGGTATCGGACGGTCCGCGCGAAGGCCTACGTCACGAACCTCGACGCGGAGTTCGCGTTCAAATCGGACGTTACCCGGCGGGCGCTCCGAGCGTTCGACGCCGAGGGGATTCCGACCCCCTCGCCGATGCCGTGGGATGACGACGGTCCGGGCGCGTAA
- a CDS encoding DUF2150 family protein, with the protein MTDAEDTFYTEERWQNWIDRVAEEDLDPENEEAARLLLNLQDDAAIAVAKIINAYEDGRLDEDEAIDELAFVRDIVLDDVDLADEEKRMLVDGVQTSLVCVFYAAEEYIAAGPAEEGTIEEYVNAAADAEASEDLDAALGYLVQAGTRIIDGDELDIELVEDLEYGLVSEWVNGLDSLQSAMSDPEVVEEEE; encoded by the coding sequence ATGACCGACGCGGAGGATACGTTCTACACCGAAGAACGCTGGCAGAACTGGATCGATCGGGTGGCCGAGGAGGACCTCGACCCCGAAAACGAGGAGGCCGCCCGCCTCCTCCTCAACCTGCAGGACGACGCCGCCATCGCCGTCGCGAAGATCATCAACGCCTACGAGGACGGCCGCCTCGACGAGGACGAGGCCATCGACGAACTCGCGTTCGTGCGCGACATCGTCCTCGACGACGTGGACCTGGCGGACGAAGAAAAGCGGATGCTGGTCGACGGCGTCCAGACGAGTCTGGTCTGTGTCTTCTACGCCGCCGAGGAGTACATCGCCGCCGGTCCCGCCGAGGAAGGCACCATCGAGGAGTACGTCAACGCGGCCGCGGACGCCGAAGCGAGCGAGGACTTAGACGCCGCCCTCGGCTACCTGGTTCAGGCCGGGACGCGTATCATCGACGGCGACGAACTCGACATCGAACTGGTCGAGGACCTCGAGTACGGCCTCGTCTCGGAGTGGGTCAACGGACTGGACAGCCTCCAGAGCGCGATGAGCGATCCCGAAGTCGTCGAAGAAGAGGAGTGA
- a CDS encoding helix-turn-helix domain-containing protein — protein MQELVFALEYEPGHNPIADVLASAPSAEIHSRSCHVTDKSLWRVDHATGPSETLSDLESVVLSSEFYSDCLAREACGAPSQREVLYRSDDELVFYVYWGRTDICASIPHMALERFGEGFLFETRRAERRYVWRLIVPDDASASAFFERLRDEVDVFADIDLVRISPLTDAAGQPTFGNALPAEQREAMRAAVAEGYYETPREISLDDLADELDIPRSTLSYRLRSAESKLAKSAVQPVTRPPPSRL, from the coding sequence ATGCAGGAGCTCGTGTTCGCGCTGGAATACGAACCCGGCCACAATCCGATCGCGGACGTGCTCGCGTCGGCACCGAGCGCGGAGATCCATTCGCGATCGTGTCACGTGACCGATAAGAGTCTCTGGCGTGTCGACCACGCCACCGGGCCGTCCGAGACGCTGTCCGATCTGGAGTCGGTCGTTCTGTCGTCCGAATTCTACTCCGACTGTCTCGCGCGGGAGGCGTGCGGGGCGCCGTCACAGCGCGAAGTGCTGTACCGGAGCGACGACGAACTCGTCTTCTACGTCTACTGGGGACGGACGGATATCTGCGCCTCGATTCCGCACATGGCGCTCGAACGGTTCGGCGAGGGGTTTCTCTTCGAGACGCGCCGCGCCGAGAGACGGTACGTCTGGCGGCTGATCGTCCCGGACGACGCGTCCGCGAGCGCGTTTTTCGAACGGCTTCGAGACGAGGTGGACGTGTTCGCAGACATCGACCTGGTCCGCATCTCGCCGCTGACGGATGCGGCGGGACAGCCGACCTTCGGAAACGCGCTCCCAGCGGAACAGCGGGAGGCGATGCGTGCCGCCGTCGCCGAGGGCTACTACGAAACGCCGCGCGAAATCAGCCTGGACGACCTGGCCGACGAACTCGATATCCCCCGGTCGACCCTGTCCTACCGGCTGCGCAGCGCCGAGTCGAAACTCGCCAAATCCGCCGTGCAACCGGTGACGCGACCACCGCCCTCTCGGCTGTAG
- a CDS encoding metal-dependent hydrolase → MPSTVVHLAIGGVVAAALLGDEFDRRSVAVVLAVTAVPDLDTFAGLYLQGAHRALLHTLVLPAAAATILAYDTRYRPLLRIRDRFGPRGIRVAWVAVVALTFGGVLPDLMTNGVNAFYPFYDRFYTVNGELLLSNQRGVVQTFVDLSAAPERTTENTHYWTGVDPSPGNDPRNAERIFPVVRSGFQLLVVLLAAVTLAARFWEERDG, encoded by the coding sequence ATGCCTTCGACGGTCGTCCACCTCGCCATCGGTGGCGTCGTCGCGGCCGCGCTCCTCGGCGACGAGTTCGACCGCCGGTCGGTCGCAGTCGTTCTTGCGGTCACGGCAGTGCCGGATCTGGACACGTTCGCCGGCCTCTACCTCCAGGGGGCCCACCGGGCGCTGTTGCACACGCTGGTGCTGCCCGCCGCCGCCGCCACGATCCTGGCGTACGACACCCGCTATCGGCCACTACTCCGGATCCGTGATCGCTTCGGACCGCGCGGGATCCGGGTGGCCTGGGTTGCGGTCGTCGCGCTGACGTTCGGCGGCGTGCTCCCGGATCTGATGACCAACGGTGTGAACGCTTTCTATCCGTTCTACGACCGGTTTTACACCGTCAACGGGGAACTCCTGCTCTCGAATCAGCGGGGGGTTGTCCAGACGTTCGTCGACCTGTCCGCCGCCCCGGAGCGGACCACGGAAAACACCCACTACTGGACGGGCGTCGATCCGTCGCCGGGGAACGATCCCCGGAACGCCGAACGCATCTTCCCGGTCGTCCGGTCGGGGTTCCAGTTGCTCGTGGTGTTGCTCGCGGCGGTCACGCTCGCGGCGCGGTTCTGGGAGGAACGAGACGGGTGA
- a CDS encoding NYN domain-containing protein: protein MDLFGRLAGDSDDEPRVALFVDGPNVLRDEFDVDLDDVREAAATVGAPATTRLYLNEHAPPKLIQAAEARGFEVIVTSGDVDVKLAVDLTRFAVNGRADVIAIASRDTDFKPAIEAANASGLRTLAIAPGEHGRSDALRNAAAESVTLDEA, encoded by the coding sequence ATGGATCTGTTCGGGCGGCTTGCGGGCGATAGCGACGACGAGCCACGGGTCGCGCTCTTTGTCGACGGTCCGAACGTGCTCCGCGACGAGTTCGACGTCGACCTGGACGACGTGCGCGAGGCCGCCGCGACGGTGGGCGCTCCGGCTACGACCCGCCTCTATCTCAACGAACACGCCCCGCCGAAACTCATCCAGGCCGCCGAGGCCCGCGGGTTCGAGGTGATCGTGACGAGCGGCGATGTCGACGTGAAACTCGCCGTCGACCTCACCCGGTTCGCGGTGAACGGGCGGGCGGATGTCATCGCCATCGCCTCGCGGGACACGGATTTCAAGCCCGCCATCGAGGCCGCGAACGCCAGCGGCCTCCGCACGCTCGCCATCGCACCCGGCGAACACGGCCGCTCCGACGCGCTGCGCAACGCCGCCGCCGAGAGCGTCACGCTCGACGAGGCCTGA
- a CDS encoding TatD family hydrolase — translation MTDTDLETPVLDDHLHLDPEHGRGLDAVRDFRRLGGTHLLVVNKPSWHLGVEVETGDDFRTVFERTVDTVADADDLLPGRAWPVLGVHPGLVSRLVDRGFAPDEARDLMRAGLDVAAEFVRDGRALALKSGRPHYEVDDAVWDASNAVLRHALDRGADCDCAVQLHTEASEDLTDIAGWAEERGLPAHRVVKHYAGPTLAGPMPSVMCRKEWLREVAESGDPFLMETDFVDDPDRPGAVMGPKTVPRRVRWLLEEGYDDAVYRAHVETPARVYDIDTEATLSASTE, via the coding sequence GTGACCGACACCGACCTGGAGACGCCGGTGCTCGACGACCATCTCCATCTCGATCCGGAACACGGGAGGGGGCTGGACGCCGTCCGGGACTTCCGTCGCCTCGGCGGGACCCACCTGCTGGTGGTGAACAAACCCTCCTGGCATCTCGGCGTCGAGGTCGAAACCGGCGACGACTTCCGCACCGTCTTCGAGCGAACCGTCGACACGGTCGCCGACGCCGACGACCTGCTGCCTGGCCGCGCGTGGCCCGTCCTCGGCGTCCATCCCGGTCTCGTCTCGCGGCTGGTCGACCGGGGATTCGCCCCCGACGAGGCCCGCGACCTGATGCGGGCCGGTCTCGATGTCGCCGCGGAGTTCGTCCGCGACGGGCGCGCGCTCGCGCTCAAGTCGGGGCGCCCGCATTACGAGGTCGACGACGCGGTGTGGGACGCCTCGAACGCGGTGCTCAGACACGCGCTCGACCGCGGCGCCGACTGCGACTGCGCGGTCCAACTCCACACCGAAGCGAGCGAGGACCTGACCGACATCGCAGGGTGGGCGGAAGAGCGGGGCTTGCCCGCCCATCGCGTCGTGAAACATTACGCGGGGCCGACGCTCGCGGGGCCGATGCCGAGCGTGATGTGCCGCAAGGAGTGGCTCCGCGAGGTGGCGGAGTCGGGCGACCCGTTCCTGATGGAGACGGACTTCGTCGACGACCCCGACCGGCCGGGCGCGGTGATGGGACCGAAGACCGTTCCTCGTCGCGTCCGGTGGCTCTTGGAGGAGGGGTACGACGACGCCGTCTACCGGGCACACGTCGAGACGCCCGCTCGCGTCTACGACATCGACACCGAGGCGACGCTCTCGGCGTCGACGGAGTAG